One segment of Desulfonauticus submarinus DNA contains the following:
- a CDS encoding DUF3540 domain-containing protein, protein MESIAKIMDNTESISMMEAGKIIEVKGEIFSVITSFGYFKAKKAETCLITPMKGDKVLLYADGTEPAYILAILERSKESFSPREVAFEGSVEIVSKKGNLNIRSMENIKILSSNEVLISSEDFNLSARRGNFLLNHFKFLGNIFEAKVQKIKAMADSVDSIFKRMVQRLKSSYRYITGHEEVQAKSMRTLVDEAMIVQTKNTIHRAKENIKIDASQIHMG, encoded by the coding sequence ATGGAGAGTATAGCAAAAATAATGGATAACACAGAATCAATATCAATGATGGAAGCAGGTAAGATAATAGAAGTAAAAGGAGAAATTTTTTCTGTAATTACTTCTTTTGGATATTTTAAGGCTAAAAAAGCTGAAACTTGTCTTATTACTCCAATGAAAGGAGATAAGGTTTTATTGTATGCTGATGGCACAGAACCTGCTTATATTTTGGCTATACTTGAACGCAGTAAAGAATCGTTTTCTCCAAGAGAAGTTGCTTTTGAAGGTTCTGTTGAAATAGTTTCTAAAAAAGGGAATCTTAATATACGGTCTATGGAAAATATTAAAATTTTATCTTCAAATGAAGTTTTAATTAGTTCTGAAGATTTTAATCTCAGTGCTCGAAGAGGAAATTTTTTACTGAACCACTTTAAGTTTTTAGGTAATATATTTGAGGCAAAAGTGCAAAAAATAAAGGCAATGGCAGATAGCGTGGATTCAATATTTAAGAGAATGGTTCAAAGATTGAAATCTTCTTATCGTTATATAACAGGGCATGAAGAGGTACAGGCAAAATCTATGAGAACTTTAGTTGATGAAGCAATGATAGTTCAAACAAAAAATACAATTCATAGAGCTAAAGAGAATATTAAGATAGATGCCTCTCAGATTCACATGGGTTAA
- a CDS encoding DUF4150 domain-containing protein, whose protein sequence is MFLLSTEGGKNVGTPDVCNTPAAAGAPVPTPYVNISDCATSNPSTVAQSVFASGMPSVNLSTEIPLSNGDEAGTQMGVVSGEIMGLTRFQSGSTKVFIEGSPAQRLTSSTGQNGSNMNCLGTTVAPGQTIVMILS, encoded by the coding sequence ATGTTTCTTTTGTCCACAGAGGGTGGGAAAAATGTTGGCACTCCAGATGTATGCAACACTCCTGCTGCTGCAGGTGCACCTGTTCCAACTCCTTATGTAAATATTTCAGATTGTGCTACAAGCAATCCTTCCACAGTTGCTCAAAGTGTTTTTGCTTCAGGAATGCCTTCTGTAAATTTAAGCACAGAGATACCTCTTAGTAATGGTGATGAAGCAGGTACTCAAATGGGAGTGGTTTCAGGTGAAATTATGGGTCTTACTCGTTTTCAATCAGGAAGCACAAAAGTATTTATTGAGGGTTCTCCAGCTCAAAGATTAACGAGTTCTACTGGGCAAAACGGTAGTAATATGAATTGCTTAGGGACTACAGTTGCTCCAGGTCAGACTATTGTGATGATACTTAGTTAA
- a CDS encoding DUF3540 domain-containing protein produces MDNLARNLDISYVAMEYGKVVSLKEEAYLVRTDFGEVVSEKAVSCLVQPQEGDVVLLTVGSKGESFILSVLKRKNEKKQKTEIAFKGNVSFNIKDGEFSLAADKNISLATNENMMLASDKISVHANKGEASIEKFSFIGNFFHTQVKRFKMVAISVENICRRFTQRVKDSFRFVEDLDEVQTGSARYLVKDTLTMQSKDAVHMAEEIVTINAEQIHLG; encoded by the coding sequence ATGGATAATCTGGCAAGAAATTTAGATATCTCTTATGTGGCTATGGAATATGGAAAGGTCGTTTCTCTTAAAGAAGAGGCTTATCTAGTTAGGACTGATTTTGGAGAAGTAGTGTCAGAAAAGGCAGTAAGTTGCTTGGTTCAGCCTCAGGAGGGAGATGTGGTTTTACTTACTGTAGGTAGTAAAGGTGAATCCTTTATTTTGTCTGTTTTAAAGAGAAAAAATGAAAAAAAACAAAAAACAGAAATTGCTTTTAAAGGTAATGTGAGTTTTAATATAAAAGATGGAGAATTTTCTTTAGCTGCTGATAAAAACATTTCTTTAGCTACAAATGAGAATATGATGTTGGCTTCAGATAAAATTTCAGTTCATGCCAATAAAGGAGAGGCATCTATAGAAAAGTTTTCCTTTATTGGAAATTTTTTTCATACCCAAGTGAAGCGATTTAAAATGGTAGCTATTTCTGTAGAGAATATATGTCGCAGATTTACCCAAAGAGTAAAAGATTCTTTTCGTTTTGTAGAAGATTTAGATGAAGTCCAAACCGGCTCAGCTAGATACCTTGTGAAAGATACACTTACCATGCAATCTAAAGATGCAGTTCACATGGCAGAGGAGATTGTTACCATAAATGCAGAACAGATTCATTTAGGATAA
- a CDS encoding DUF4150 domain-containing protein, with the protein MFMLSMGAGMDLGFPDVCLTPSVNGTVSIPYPDMAMTATSTPAAYNVLVDCMPVVNQLSMGLMSNGDEGGVMGGVSSHLIDGQATYKVGCFTILVDGMPAQRLTSVTGQNSLGMSPNAPGLCLLPSQVTVLTLG; encoded by the coding sequence ATGTTTATGCTTAGTATGGGAGCAGGAATGGATCTGGGGTTTCCAGATGTTTGCCTGACTCCTTCAGTTAATGGCACTGTAAGCATACCATATCCAGATATGGCTATGACTGCTACAAGTACTCCAGCAGCTTATAATGTGTTGGTAGATTGTATGCCTGTAGTCAATCAACTATCTATGGGACTTATGAGTAATGGAGATGAGGGTGGTGTAATGGGCGGTGTTTCTTCTCATCTTATTGATGGACAAGCTACTTATAAAGTTGGTTGTTTTACTATTTTAGTAGATGGAATGCCAGCACAAAGGCTTACTAGTGTTACAGGACAAAATTCTTTGGGTATGTCTCCTAATGCTCCAGGTTTATGTCTTCTTCCTAGCCAAGTAACAGTGTTGACGTTGGGTTAA